The DNA region GTCCGAGAGCACGCATCGGTAGTCGGGGAAGACCCGCCGCGGGTCCACGGCCAGGAACGAGGCCGACGGCCCCTCGACCGACTGGAGGCACTTGAAGGGGTCGAGCTCGCGCGACGAGAGCACCACGAACTGGCGGCACTCCTCGAAGCCCGGGAGGCCGGCAGGAAACGAGACGACGTCGGCCGGCGCCACCTCGAAGGTGCCGAAGGCGGTGTCGAGGCGGATGGCGTCGGACGGCAACTGCTCGGGTGCGGTCATCACAGGTAGTCCATGAGCGAGCGCTTCTGGTTCTGGCCCGCGGCAGCGATGGCGGCCTGCTGGGCCTGCTGGGCGCGCGTCATCTCGGAGATGGCTTCGGCGAGGCTGATCTCCTCGGCCTGCGATCGGCGCGTGTCGCTGGCCCGCCGCAGTTCGTCGAGGCGGAGTTTCTCGGCCGGCAGCGCGCTCAGGGTGGCGCCGACCTTGCCCTGCGCGGCCGTCACACTGTCGAACGTGGCCTGCAGGTCCTGCAGGCCACCGTCGATGCCCGACATGTTGCCGGCGCGGACGGCGGCCGCCAGCGCGTCAAGCGTCTGGAACACGTTGCCGCCACCGCCCTGCAGCAGGCTGCCGCCGTCGACGGTCACCGCCGCCGACGAGGTGCGGGAGACGTCGACCTGCACGACGGTGCTGTCGCCCTGGTACGCCGAGACGGTGGTGCCCGCCTTGGTGTAGGGCGCCGACGAGGTGTCGGCACCGGCGAACAGGTAGATGCCGCGGTAGCTGGTGTTGATGGCCGTGAAGATGGCTTCCTTGGCGCCCTCGATCTCGAGCGCCACGGCCTCGCGCTGCGCCGGCGTCAGGATGGTGGTGCGTCCCTGCGCCGCCTTGGTCTGGGCGGTGGTGATGCTCGAGATGATGTCGGAGAGCACCGAGTCGGTGACGCGGAGGCGCGAGTCGACCGAGTCGTTGGCGTCGCGATACCGATCGGTGGCGCGGATCTCGGCGCGCTCGCGCAGCCCGGCGGCGGCCGCCGACGGGTCGTCGCTGGCCTGCTGGATGCGGCGCCCCGACGACACCTGCTGCTGGGCGCGGGCGAAGGCCTCGGCCGTCGACTGGATGTCGTTGAGCGAGTTGCGGAAGATCGTGTTGTTGGTGACGCGGTACATGGCAACCTCGCGCTAACGCTTCAGGGACAGCAACGTCTCGATGGTCTGGTCGATCACCGAGAAGAACCGCGCATTGGCCTCGTAGGCGCGCTGGTAGCGCAGCATCATCGCGGCCTCCTCGTCGATCGACACGCCCGACACGCTGTCGCGCAGCTGCTCGATCTGGTTGACGATCTCCTGGCGGCTCGCCTGCTCGGCCTCGGCGCGGCTGACGTCGCTGCCGACGTCGTACACCAGCGCCGTCCACGCCTCGGCCGGGGTGTCGCCGTTGACGATCGAGGCATCGCGCAGGTCGGCCAGCTTGCGCGCCACCTGGTTGTCACCCGACGACGGGATGCCCGCCGCCGCCACCAGCGACGGGTTGGCCATCAGCGTCGCGTCCATCCTGAGGGCCGCCGCCGCGCCGGCCACGCCGGTCGGCGGCGTGAAGAAGTTGCCGCCCGGGTTGCCGTTCAGGTCGTAGCCCGTCGCGTGCAGGGTGTTGACCTCGGTGGCCACCGCGTAGGCCAGCTCGTCGAGCTGCGCCTGATAGCCTGGGATGTCGGTGTCGCGGACGTGCAGTTCACCACCGAGGTGGCCGTCGGTCAGTTCGAGCGTGATGTCGGTCCCGTCGGCCGCCTGCACGCGCGCGTAGCCCGACGGCATGCCCGCGACGGCGGCCAGCGCGTAGCTGTCGGCGCCGACCACGAGGGGCCGGCCGCTGCGCGTCGAGATCTGCACGGTCCCGTCGGCCAGTTCGAGCACCTGTGTCCCCAGGATGCCCGACAGCTCCTTGATGGCCTCGGTCTGCTCGTCGCGCAGGTGCAGCGTCTGCGACGAGGGCGACGAGCCGATCGACTTGTTCAGGGCGGCGATGCGGGTGGTGAGCTCGTTGATGCTCTCGACGTCCTCGATGACGCGCTGGTCGGTGGCCTTGGCCGCATCGGTCAGGCGGCTGGCCATGCCATTGAACGCGCGCGCCAGCGCCTCGCCTTCCGACAGGACCTGCTGGCGGGCGGTGGCCGACGTGGGCGCCTCGGCGAGTTCCGCGAACGCGTCGAAGAAGTCTTCCAGATCGGCATCGACCGAGCTTCCCGGCTTGCCGAGGGCGACCTCGACCAGTCCCAGGGACTCGGCCATCGCCGACTGCTGCTGTTCGAGCGGTGACTCGTCGTACAGGCGCTGGTCGTACAGCCGATCGCGCATCGAGCGCACGCCGAGCACCTCGACGCCGATGCCGGCCGAGAACCGGTCGGGAGGCGGCACCGCGCCGAAGTCGGCGACGCGCTTGGTGTAACCGGGCGTGTTGACGTTGGCCAGGTTGTTCCCCGTCACGTCCAGCCCGAAGCGCTGGGCGTCGAGGGCCTTGGACGTCATCCCGAGCATGCCGAACAGCGACATCAGCCTCTCGCAGTCAGGAAGGCGCCCCCACCGGGGGTCGTGAGGGGGCGTCCCACGGGCGTGTAGCCGCGCGGGGCGTCGGCGACGACGGGTTGGTGTCCCGTCAGGAGCGACAGCGAGAAGCCCAGGCGACGACAACGCGCCAGGGCGGCGGTGACCGCCATCGCCTGTTCGGGCGCCAGCGTGTCGCCGGTCCGGATGGCCTCGGCCGCGGCCTGCGTGAAGGCCCGTGCCCGCGCCTCGATCTGGTGTTCGCTGGCCTCGATCGCCTCCGGGCGAACCTGCGCCAGCGCGTCGGCCAGCGCCTCGAGGGCGAGCCCCAGAGCCTGCGCCGTCGTGCTCAGTCGGGATGTCTCAGTCACACCCCACGCTCCGCGTTCCGGCCGGGGGGTGGCCCCCCGACCCTATTTCGACAGCAGACTGTCGATCAGGCGGTCCGCGAGTCGGCCGGCATCGTTGCCGACCTGCCCGGCCGCCAGCTTGGCCTTGGCACGGTCAACGACGTCCTGCCGAATCTCCGGGGCCTTGTTGGCGGCATCCACCGCCTTGCCGAGCAGGCGTGCATCAGCCGAGACCTCTACCCGGTCCCCGCCCTCCGCCTTGCCGCGAGCGTCCTGCGCCCGCTGCGGCGCAGCCTTCTGGACCTGCTGGGTCTGGCCTGCGTCCTGTGCGCCCGAGGGGCGATCGCCCTGAATCTTCATCGTCTACTCCTGTGGCGCACGGCGGGACAGCCGGCGCTTGTACCAGGAATCGGCAGCCGTTCACTGACCTTTAATGTCACTCGTCAAATTCCTGACGAACTGCTCCGGGTCCACCCGGCGCCCTGCCTGCGTCACCTCGAAATGCAGGTGCGGCCCGGTCGACCGGCCGGTGCTGCCGACCCGTCCGACCTGCTGCCCCTGCGCCACGGTGTCCCCCGCCTTGACGTCCAGCGAGGAGAGGTGCGCGTACCGTGACTCGAATCCATTGGCGTGCCTGACGACGACCGTCAGGCCGTAGCCGCCCTGTTCCTGGGCCGTGACCACCGTGCCGGCCGCAGCGGCGGGCACGTCGGTGCCATACCTCGCTGCAAGGTCGATGCCGCCGTGGAACTTCGACTGTCCCTTGAACGGATCGGCGCGCCAGCCGTAACCGGAGCTCACCCGCCCGGACATTTCGAGCGAAAGCTCGCTCGACACGTCACCCATGGCCGATGCTGTCGACCCGGGCATGGGTCGGACAACCGACACCGCGGCAGGCGTTGCGGTCAGGTTGCCGGCACGGCCACCGGTGGTCGTCGCCGGCGCGGTCAACGACGGAGCCCCCTGGCCGGACACGGGCAGGCCCTCGGTTCGCGGCAGCACCGTGCCGGGCGCGACCGCCGCCTGCTGTCGCTCCCACGCCTGCACCAGCATCGGCGTGAGGCCCATGCCGCCGGCCCTGGCCAGGTGCATCGCCAGTTCGCTGTCGATCGTCGAGCTGTAGGTCTCGTTGCCGAGGCCCTCACCCTGGCCTTCCTCGTCGAGCAGCGACTTGCGCATCTGCTTGATCATCTCGAGCATCAGCATCGACTCGAACTGCGCGGCGAGCTCGGACAGCTTCTCCCGCTCGGCCGCCGGCGTCGCCTGGCCATCGAGCGCCGTGAGGCGATCGGGCCCGGGCGCGGGCAGCGTGAGCGACGGGGTGCGGGTGTCGACGGCCATGGCGGGACCTGGGCGCGCGGGGCGCTAGATGACGACGATCTCCGCGCGCAGCGAGCCGGCGGCCTTGAGCGCCTGGACGATGGCGATGATGTCGCGCGGGGTCACGCCGAGCGAGTTGAGGGCGCGCACGACCGCGTCGAGCGTCACGCCTTCCTCGAGCGCGATCAGGCGCGTCTCGCGCTCCTTGACGTCCACCTGCTGATTGGGCACGACGACGGTCTGCCCGCGACTCGGGCCCCACGACGGGTTGGGCTGCGACACGTCGAACTGCGTCGAGATGCGCACCGCCAGCGAACCATGGGCCACCGCCGCGGCGCCCAGCGTCACCTGCGCGCCGACGACGACCGTGCCGGTCCGTTCGTTGATGACGACCCGGGCCGGCGCGTCCGACTCCACGGGCAACGGCTCGATGCGCGCCATCAACTCCGGGATGTTGCCCTTGTAGTGCGCCGGCACGGTGATGGTCACGGTGGCCGGGTCGATGGCCCGGGCCGAGCCGGTGCCCAGTGCCTGGTCGACGACGGCGGCCAGCCGCGAGGCCGTCGAGAAATCCGGCGCGTTGAGCGCGAGCATCACCTGATCGCCGTCGGGCACCGCGCCCCGTGGCTGCACCTGGACGAGGCCGCCGCCGGGCACCCGGCCGGCCGTCAGGTGATTCACCTGGACGCCGTTGGCGGCGTTGCCGGCGCCGAACCCGCCGAGGGTGAGCGGACCCTGCGCCAGCGCCACCACCTGGCCGTCGGTGCCGCGCAGCGGCGTCGGCACCAGCGTGCCGCCCTGCAGGCTGCGGGCGTCGCCGATCGACGACACCGTGATGTCGAGGCGCACGCCGGGCCGCGCAAACGGCGGCAACTCGGCGCTCACCAGCACCGCCGCGACGTTCTCGACCTTCATCATCTCGGGTGTCACGACCACGCCGAAGCGCTCGAGGGTGTTGGCCAGCGACAGGTTCGAGAACAGCGTCTGGCGCTTGTCGCCGGTCCGGTTCAGGCCGATCACCAGGCCGTATCCGATGAGCGGCGTCGGCCTGACGCCGACCAGGGAGGCGACGTCCTTGATCCGCATGGTGTTGGCGCTGCGCGCACCGAGGGGGACCGCGCCCGCCACCAGCATCGCCACCATCACGCCCACTGCCATCATCCGCGTCATCGTCGTTCTCCGTGTGCGTCGTTGGCCGTCGTGCGTCCCGCCTCGTGCCCTTCGAAGGCCCGAGGCCGGATGACGAAGGCCGGCCTGCCTAGAAGATCTTGTTCATGATCCGGACCAGCCAGCCCGGCTTCAGGTTGTCCTTCATCAGCCCGCGCCCGTAGTACTGGATGCGCAGGTTGGCGATCTGGGTGGACTGCACCTGGTTGTTGCGACGCAGGTCCTGGGCGCGCACCACGCCGGTCAGGACGACGACCTGTCGCTCGCCGTTGAGGTCGAGTTCCTTGACGCTCTCGAGCATCAGGTCGCCATTGGGGAGCACCTCGCTGACGCGCGCCGTCATCGTCGCCGTGAGCATGCTGGTGCGCGTCGTCGTGCCGCTGCCCTTGAACGACGTCTCGCTGTTGGTGCTCATCAGGTTCGCGGGGTCCACCGACGAGGGGAACTTGGTCTCGAGGCCGAACAGGGTCGGGACGCCCGCGGTGCCCCGGCCCTCCTTGTCGAGCGCCGAATCGGCCGTTGCCGACGACTCGATGTTCTCGATGACCCGGATGGTGATCAGGTCGTTGACGCGCGAGGCGCGACGGTCCGAGGTGAGGCCGCTGATCCAGTCGATCGAGGCCTCGTCGCTGGCCGGCGACACCGTGGCGCGCGCCAGCATCCTGGCCGTCTCGAGGTGACGGGCGACGGCCGCGTCGTACGCGTTGTTGGACGGCTTGGTCGGCAGGGGCGTCTGCGTCTGTGCGGCGGCGCCGCTGGCCAGGACGACACTGGCGCACAGGGCGAGGACGAAGGAGCTACGAGGCATGGAGGACCTCCACGAGCGCCTCGGCCACGACACGGCCGCGCAGGCGCTTCTTGCTGTCCGGGTTGACCACGATCACGGTCTGCCCCAGGGTGCCGGACTGCGCCGCGATGGCGCGTCCGCGAACTTCGAGCGCGCCGACACGCGCGATGGTGACGACCTCGTCGCCGGAGTTGACCAGCGCCGGCACCACGGCGGCGAGGCGCGTCACCACCTCGCCGGCCTGCAGTGCCTTGCGCGTCGTGAGGCCGCGCACCGCCTCGAGCGTGGGCAGCGGCGAGAGCGGCTGCCGACCGACGTCATCGCGCACGCCTTCCAGCGCATCTGCGGTCAGCGCCTCGCCGGCCGCGACCTTCTGCCGGGCCCGCACGTGCGGCGCCACCACATGCACCACCGCGCCGAGTCGTCCGACCCGCGCCGGCGTGGCGTGCTCGTCGCCGAACAGCACGAAGCGGACCGGGCCGCCGGTGCGGCTGGCCGGTTCGGGGACCGCTCGCACGATCGGCCCGGCGCCCGGCGCCAGCGTCAGCACCGGCGCGGTGATCGTCACCTCCGCCTCGCCGCCGAACGCCTCGCGCACCGCCTGCGTCGCAGCCGCGACGGCGGCCTCGAGGTCGCCGGCGGGCTGCGCGCCGAGCGGCGCGGCCAGCGACAGGACCGCGAGGACGACGGCGGCCATGGGCGCCAACCGCGTGCGAGGCGAACGAGGGTCAGCGGGCAAGGTTGTTCACCTGGGAGAGCATCTCGTCGGCGGTGCGAATCACCTTCGAGTTGGCCTCGTAGGCACGCTGGCCGAGGATCATGTTGACCATCTCCTCGACGATGCTGACGTTGGATTCCTCGAGGAACCCCTGCTGCAGCGTGCCGAGGCCGTCGGTGCCCGGCAGGCCGGTGATCGCGTCGCCCGACGCCGTGGTGACCGTGAACAGGTTGGCGCCCATGGCGTGCAGGCCGGCCGGGTTCTGGAACGCCGCGATCTGGATGGTGCCCACCTGCTGCGGCGCGCTCTCGCCGGCCAGGGTGGCCGACACGATGCCGTCCTTCGAGATGGTCACCGAGACCGCGTTCGACGGGATGGTGATCGAGGGCTCGAGCATGTAGCCTTCGCTGGTCACCAGCGAACCCTCCTGGTTCATGTGGAGGTTGCCCGAGCGCGTGTAGGCCGTCTGCCCGTCCGGCAGGGTCACCTGCAGGAAGCCGCGGCCCTCGATGGCCACGTCGTAGGGCGAGTTGGTCGCGCGCAGGTTGCCCGACGCGAAGTCACGGGCGATGGCCACGGGCTTGGCGCCGAGTCCGAGCTCGATGCCGACCGGGGCCTCGGCGGTGGCGTTGGTCGCGGCGCCGGGGGCGTTCACCTGCTGGTACACCAGGTCCTCGAACTCGACGCGGCTCTTCTTGAACCCCGACGTGTTCACGTTGGCCAGGTTGTGCGCGATGTTGTCGATGTTGGCCTGCTGCGCATTCATGCCACTCGCGGCGGTGTACATCGCTCGAATCATGTTGGTCCTCTTCCTGCCGATTACCGGTGTGCCGAAGTGCGGGCTCACCCTTCGGCCTTGGGCCTTGGGCCTTTGGGCCTTGGGCCTTGGGCCTTCGCGTTATGCGTCAAGCGTTAGGCGTTAAACGTTAAACGTCACCGTCGCCCCAACTCCGTGATGGCGCGGCCGTCGAGTTCCGTGCTGAGGATGTTCAGCCCCCGCTGCAACGCCTCGAAGCCGCGGGCGACCTCGGTGAGGGCGACCATCCGGTCGACCACCGAGACGTTGGAGGCCTCGAGCACGCCCGACCGCACCGAGACGTCGGCGTCGGTGGGCTGCGCCGAGGCCGGCGCGCGGAAGCGCCCGAGTTCCTCACGCTGGAGTTCCGAGTAGTCGCCGAAGTCCACGACGCGGAACTTCCCCACTGTCTGCGTCCCGACGCTCACGGTGCCATCGTCGGAGACACTCACCGGTCCACTGGCGCCCCTGGCGACCTTGAGCGGCCCGTTGGCGGTCTGCACCGGATGGCCGTCGGCGGTGGTCACCGTGCCGTCGGCGGCGAGCTGGAAGTTGCCGTTGCGGGTGTAGCGCGCGCCCTGCGGGGTGTCGACGACGAAGAAGCCCTTGCCCTCGATCGCGAAATCGAGGTCCCGTCCGGTCTTCTCCATCGAGCCGGGGCGGAAGTCGAGGTGCCCCGGTCCCGGCGTCACGTCGATGGCGGCCTGCAGGGCCTTGCCGAACGAGGGGCGTTCGGCGGCGTTCGTGGTGACCCGCTCGGACTTGTATCCGGCGGTCTTGGCGTTGGCGATGTCCGCGGCGAGCCGATCGAGCTGCTCCATCCGCGTCTGCAATCCACTCAGCGCTGCGTAAGTGCCACCTGCCATGTCTGCTCCGTCACCGACGGCGCCACGATCAGGTCTTCAGGGCCTGATGCACCGTCGAGACGTACCCATGCAAATCCCGGTCCCCACGTGTGCTGCCATGAAACCGCGCGTCCTGCGAGCGCAGCGTCGGCAATCCGTCGAGCGGCCTGGGCGGCTGACAGACGGCCGACACCCGACGGCCTGGCGGGTGCGGCATCGGTCCCGTAGGCCTCGAGCAACGCACGGAGCACGGCGTCGCTCACCAGGTACGGGCGCACGCGCAGGCCGGTCCCCGATTGCAGGGCGGCGATGGCCATCCGCGGGAGGGGCGCGCCCACGGCGATCCGCAGGGTTCCGTCACGTTCGAGTTCGAGCGGCACGACCCCGAGCGCGTGCACGACGGTGCGCGACAGGTTGGCGACCGGCTTGCGCACGGAGGTGGGATTGACCGATGTCAGGAATCCGACGCCCGACTGGCGAGCCAGGGCGTGCGTGATGGTGGGTTCGTCGACGGCGCCCATGGCGAGCAGTTGCGCGCCGAGGCGCAGGCCGCTGCTCGCCTGTCCGCCGAGCGCGCGTTCGAGTGTCTCGGCGGTGATGCTGCGCGAGGCGACCAGGGTGGTGCCGAGTCGCACCGGCGGCATGGTCGGCACGCGGGCGATGACCGGCGGCCGCAGGGCCTCGAGGCGGCGCGCCGTCGCGTCGGCGAGGCAGCCGGGGCTGCAGAACCACTCGCCGTCGAAGGTCAGGCCGCGGCGCAGCCAGAGCGCCACGCGCCAGGTGCGGCACTGCTCATGCGCGCAGCGAGCCACGGGCAGCCTCCATCTTGCGGGTGCGCCCCGACGCGCTCGCGTCGGCCAGGGAGAGGCGCAGCCGGACCTCGCCCTCCGAGACCTGCTCGGCGGCGGCAATCTCCTTCACGGAGCGCCCGCGGCGGGTGGCAGCGCGCAGGCGCGCCGCGGTCGGTCGGACGGCCGGCGCGGGGGTCGGCTGATGCACGACGGGCTGCCCGCCCGGGGCCGCGAGGCGCTCGAGTTCGGTGGCCACCTGGCGGAAGCCGGTCTCGGTGGTATCGGTCAGCAGGTTGAGGCCTTCCTGCAGGCGCGCCACGCGCTGTTCCAGTTCCACGGTGTGGCGGAGGGCACGCACCAGGCGGGCCGCGACCAGCAGGATCACGCCGGTGGAGAGCGCCAGCAGCGACATCAGGACCAACATCGGGATCGTCATCATCAGGCTCCCTACATCTGCAGGCTGCGGAGGCGGTCGGCGGGGCTGACCACCTCGTTGACGCGCACGCCGTAGCATCCCGACACCACCACGACCTGTCCGCGAGCCACGAGGTGGCCGTTGACCAGGAGGTCGACCGGATCGTCGGGAGAACGTGCGAGGTCGATCATCGACCCCGGCCCGAGGCGGGCCAGGTTCTCGAGCGTCATCTGCGTCTCGCCGAAACGCACCGTGATCGGCAGTTCGATGTCGAGCACGACGTCGAGGTTGCGCGGCGGCGGCATGGCGGCGGCCACCGGGACCGGTGCCGGCGGCGCCGCCGGCGGCGCGGGCATCGCCGCTGCCGCGGGGCGCGCCGGCTCCGGGGCCAGGCCGGCGATGGTGCGGCCCCAGGCCACCAGGCGGATCGGGTCGGCCGCCCCGACCATCAGGTCGTAGTACTGGGCGTCGGGCATCAGCGGCGTCGCGCCCGGCCCGGGTGCGTCGACCGTGAGGGTGAGCCCCTTGCCCTCGCCGTGCACGTGCGCCCCGGCCGCCTGGCCGAGGAGCTCCTTGAGCGTGTCGACGATGTCGGCGTCGGTGACCAGGCTGGGATCGCCCAGGATGGCGGCGACCAGTTGCGTGGCGCCGTCCTGGCTCAGCCCGACCCACACGGTGCCGACGGCGCTGCCGCCGACCTGCACCGGCACCTGCCAGTCGACGGTCGCCCCGCCGACCGTCGGCATGGTGCGCACCGCCGTGCCGGTCATCGCGCCGAGCGACTCGCCGAGGTTGGTGGCGAGGGCGTCGAGGAGGGACTTGGTGTCACCCATTGACGGCCTCCGGGTGGGTCGCGCTGGACACCTGGTGCAGCAGCCGGACGCCGGCGTGGCCGTTGTCCTGCATCGGGAAGGCCTCGAACTTCACGGTGTCGCACACCCGGACCTGCAGCGGATCGCCAAGGCGATGGCCGAGGGCGATGACGTCGCCGGGCTCGAGGTCGAGCACGTCGCGGGCCGGCAGGGTCGTCTCCACGGTGGCCGAGACGTCCACCGGCAGGTGGCCCAGCGTGCGCCAGAACTGCTGCCGGTCGTCCATGGTCGGCTCGCGGTGGGTGCGGTACCAGGTGTGGGTGAACGAGTCGCCGACGGTCTCGATGGCGGTGGCCGGCAGGCAGAAATTCAACATTCCGCGGGCGTCGCCGATCTTGATGTCGAAGCCGATGAGGACGACGACTTCATTCGGGGCCGCCACCTGCAGCATCTGGGGACGGGTGTCCCGACCATTGACCCGGAAGCGGACGTCGACGATGTTGCGCCACGTCTCGGTGAGGTGCTCGAGCACCAGCTTGACCACGCCGTCGATCACGTTGTGTTCGATCTCGGTCAATCCGCGCGTCGGCGCCATACCCTTCCCCGATCCGCCGAGCATCCGGTCGATCATCGAGAAGGCCACCGACGGATTGAGCTCCAGCGCCCCGAGCCCCTCGAGGGGGGTCAGGGAGATGGCATAGAACGCCGTGGGATCGGGCAGCGACATCAGGAACTCGGAGTACGTGAACTGCTCCACCGAGGTGACGTTGACGTCGGTGACGGTGCGCAGGTACGCCGAGAGCGACGTCGAGATGTTGCGCGCGAAGCGGTCGTGCAGGAAGTGGAGCGACCGGATCTGTTCCTTGTTGACCCGGTCGGGGCGGCGGAAGTTGTAGACGATGACCGACTCGCCCTCGAGGGGCAGGTCGTTGACCGCCGCCTTCTCCAGGTCCGCGGCCGACGTCAACAGCGCGTCGATCTCGTCCTGGGAAAGGATCTTGCTCACGCCTGCGCCTCGGGTTTCTGCAGCCGGGCCTTCAGGCTGCTGCGCAGCCGCGACAGCGCCAGCGAACGGAGCTGCGACACGCGCGACTCGCACACGCCGATGACCGCGCCGATCTCGGCCATGGTCATCTCCTCCTCGTAGTACAGCGCCAGGATCTGCCGCTCGCGCTCGGGCAGGTCCATGATCGCCTGCGCGAGGAGCATCCGCAGTTCCTTGCGTTCGAGCTGGGCGTCGGGGCCCTCGTCGACGTCGATGCACAGCTCGAGGAGCGGCTGCCCGTCCTCGCCGGTGGCGTCGAGCTGACGGATGGCGCCGACCTCGAGGGTCCGCACCTGGTCGATCGCCTTGTCGTACTCGGCCGGCGACATCTGCATCTGGCCGGCGACCTCGTCCTCGGTCGGCTCGCGCTTCAACTCGGCGCGCAGCTTGGCGACCGCGCCATCGAGCTCGCGGCGCATGCGGCGCAGCGAGCGCGGCGCCCAGTCGAGGTCACGCAGCGCGTCGAGCATCGCGCCCTGCACGCGACGGCGGGCGAAGGCGTCGAACGGCACGCCCATCGAGGCCTTGTACCGGCCCGCGGCGT from Luteitalea sp. TBR-22 includes:
- the fliM gene encoding flagellar motor switch protein FliM; the protein is MSKILSQDEIDALLTSAADLEKAAVNDLPLEGESVIVYNFRRPDRVNKEQIRSLHFLHDRFARNISTSLSAYLRTVTDVNVTSVEQFTYSEFLMSLPDPTAFYAISLTPLEGLGALELNPSVAFSMIDRMLGGSGKGMAPTRGLTEIEHNVIDGVVKLVLEHLTETWRNIVDVRFRVNGRDTRPQMLQVAAPNEVVVLIGFDIKIGDARGMLNFCLPATAIETVGDSFTHTWYRTHREPTMDDRQQFWRTLGHLPVDVSATVETTLPARDVLDLEPGDVIALGHRLGDPLQVRVCDTVKFEAFPMQDNGHAGVRLLHQVSSATHPEAVNG
- a CDS encoding sigma-70 family RNA polymerase sigma factor, with protein sequence MNAPARKRRTGEEAVSVMSHQASYVDRDQLVIAHVGLVKAMAHRLAQRLPAQVEMTDLISVGVMGLIDAAGRYKASMGVPFDAFARRRVQGAMLDALRDLDWAPRSLRRMRRELDGAVAKLRAELKREPTEDEVAGQMQMSPAEYDKAIDQVRTLEVGAIRQLDATGEDGQPLLELCIDVDEGPDAQLERKELRMLLAQAIMDLPERERQILALYYEEEMTMAEIGAVIGVCESRVSQLRSLALSRLRSSLKARLQKPEAQA